The genomic segment GCTAAggtgtatttaaaatcaacgaaaaaataaatttaaaataaaactttatggtaataatattttaataaaaataaaaataaaaatgttaaatagacTATATGCACGAATTCCAAACTTTTACTCATCACACATAATTCatgcttaaataatatatttcaaaattaaactgtattttattttttaaacgatatcaatacatgtacctaggtatatcatTGGAATATAGGCAATATCCTGCAGTAGCTACCCTGCAAttgatgtaaaattatattattccaacGACTCATGTAGTCGTAATTGATCGATGTACCTATTTGAGTAACCAaataatccatattatataatgcattaaattcattttttatttgagatttcttgaattaatttaatatgtaaatacatttaatatttaatacatcaacatattatattttaatcaatgggCCGAATCCAATTGTttattggtaaaatataaacatgggTACTTAAAATCGATCATTCCATCGATGCACATTGTAGGAATCAAcagtttgcatattttaataaattccagATGGAATTACAATTCAGTGTGTTGTAGATATAACTCATTTcactaggtaattaaaatatatctatagtgATACTACCTATACCAatcttataatttgaaaaataaaaaaaaggttttcgtttaaaaaaaaaataattataatgtttaaagcAAATTGAAGGTAGTGCAAATGTTTTACTTGTGGTTTTTGATATGCTGCgtgttgtaataaattaatacataatggtAAATGATTGTCCTAGCGTTTTTCTGCTACATTCATCACAATTTAATAGAGATCATACAAAACTTTATCAGGATAGGGCTCATCCCACACATTTATTTAAGGAAGGAAACCTTACCATTCACGTGCATGGTTCGTGGAATCGGACACCCAAAACTACAGTGAATAGGACGTGACATAATATCCGAAACTGATTAGACGATATTTTTAACCTGTGGGCAATATTGTTGTTgtgattttatgttattattgcttTGAAAAGTTTTGTTAAACATAAACCGTATAACACGGGTCTTGTAGAACAAGTTGAATAAGCAATGGCAAAATCAAGAAAActaaatttatgattaaattgattaaatctCAAACCTGTAGGTATCTTTAGTATTAAGGCTTGTTAGTCATGACACAACGACCGACGAAAAAGATATTGCCAAAAGTCATACACAGTATTCATTTCAAATAAGACAAGGACACCGGCATTCATACAAATCACTCTGCTGAATAGTGTTGtctacataaacataataatgacaaagttaaaacttgatataacttaaaattaaaactgcaAGTTATGaatcgtattatataaatatattaaaacttgtGGTTAGATAATATACGTTACACCCTAGTCAATTTTTTACacagaaacttaaaaaaaaatgtttagtttgaCAATTGATAACTTTATTACTTAAGAACTAACGGAAATTCGGGTGTAGACAGAttcatttgttatattatgtctgACTCTCTGGTGAAATGTGTATAGATACTTGAAGATACAGCCCTccttatagttttttaatgatatactgCAGGGTGGTAAGTACTTCACCACTTCGATGAGTTACTTGCTAAATATTGGTTTTCGTTTGAACTTTATAGCGTGAAAGTTTGGGGCTTCAAAAGTGTGCAAACGTGACAAACGGGTCTACATTAAACAGCTAAGAACATCTTGATGTGATGATGTTGAAGAGTGCCGAATATTACACTTTGCACCGGGCCCGTTTGATAGTGGTCCGTTTGTAATGATCTTTAAAAACTGCGATGgcaaatacattcaaaataataagtcACTTTTCGAGCAGCTACAACTACGTCTTTTCCTGTTTGAACTTGTACAAGTGTGAAAAAACTGTGTGTTCTACTGACATTATAAATGTGCAGCCTAAAGTTAAATGgatataataactatcaatatgattaataatttattcatcgaTGATTGTCGTTATTCCTTGAACCTCGGGCTGGTTGGTTCTAGAATCGTTCAGTACCTATACACAACATTGTCGAATCACGTATAACAGTGTCAGTGGCGTATCAAGGGTATGGCGAACTGTGCATACGCCAGGGACGCAAATTTTATTCTACCTTCAAAATGAAATTTCTTCATAATACATTTcgaaatgattttatttatctgCACAAACTATGTAATGATGAATTGTGTTCCATTAACTGTAGTTATTATCCTGCGAAATGTCCCAAAATAACACCAAGGTTAATATAAAAGggttattttaattgaacatgTTCCTGCAATCACTTTTAATCAAAACAACTATCCACATGATGAGAATAATCGTAATCTTAGTAATAAATGGTTCTTCAGAAAACTTACTAATGGTGAACATGTTCGAAggcaatagttaatataaagtatttcaaaaaataaattttttttgttttccatgcattttttttgtaccGCAAATTGTGCTTTTATTTCTGGTCTTGGCGATTGGCAACTTTTGAACCCTCGTTTGCCTGATCATCAAATTAACTTACTGCATAaacaaaactgtataaaatggaaaaaactagaaaaaaggATACTTGATGCTAAAACTATTGACTGTGaggtataaaaatgttcaaaaatgaaaaagaaaaatggcgcaacattttgaaaataatcatagatattatgttttgcagtaaaaataatcttgaaaataactgataatttaaaataatcataaataactaatgattatataatgctgtaataattatatatgtaaaaaataaatgttaaaaaaatatcatttcgtcaatttttttttatctttagaaAGGCGCATTTCCAAGTTTGCCAGAGGTGTTAATGAGTCTTCCTACGCCACTGAACAGTGTTGAGGGAATAAATAGTTGtgttgtacttatattattattcaagtaaAATGGATTCGTAATAATAAGTGTAATAGAGAATTTTGACGTCGTAACAACTCTACCGAAAAATTAATCAgacacaaatttaataattataaacgtaGTGGCTTAACAAGAAATCAAATGTGAGCATATATACACTACCACCCAtatatttcgttaaaatataaCGTTCATTTATTGAtcagttaaaaacaaattacttaaaaacaaataattattcaaaatcccACGCACACACGATCTCGTATTGAATGTTGAGGAGTCGACCCGCGACGGTGTGCTTTTGATGTCAACGACGATtgatattgaatacaattatggcacgcacacacacacacacacactcatagACTGATTTCGGTGGTcgaattattgttaattacatCGTCGCCATGACTATAaggatttgataatattattacaccacATCGACAgtcatcgtatataataataactttaaaaaataaagatcaaACCTTTTGATGCATGCGGTTCAAGTCTGGGAGGGATGGTTTCGGACCTGGCTGTTTCTATCGTATCGACGGAACCAACTGATCTCCATGCGACCGGACCTGAACCGGAACATGGAGTACGCGTTGGGAAAGACCGCGATCTCCTTCAGGGCCGTACTCCAGAAGATCTGCTTCGTCCTGCTCTTAGTCCGGGACCGGTCGTTGCCGTCGAACCACGTGACCCGGTACAAGAATTCCGGTGGTTTTGGGTTAAATCTATGTTGGTTGAGGTGCTGGCCGTCCCGAGCGCTATCCACCATGAACAGCCCCGTCTGGATTCGCGACCGCGTCCCCCGCGACACCAGTACCCACATCATGCCGTACGCCGAACGGACCAGGTACGTCCGGCGCTGATTCCTCGTAATTGTATGGAGGTCGGTCACGTTCAGCTGGTTTGTCTGAAAACACGGGAAAACGGTGGTTTTTTCGGTTAACATATTGttagtattgttttttataatatacgaataataataacagttggggaaatatgtattctataacaatcacaaaaataaaaaaaaaaacgatttctaGTAATACGACAGCAATTGAGCGCGTTGGCTTCTTAGTGGGGTCGTCTGGTCTTGAGTTttgtgcataataattaaaaagttgcAGCACAGCTGTCCCATTTACAGTCATGGTATACATTAggcttagataataattatttttaattaatatttttgacaagaacatgatattattatggacaCATCATTATATAACGATGCACAACCATGGTACATACAGTCATGCTACTGTGCGTAGTTGTGTCTCAATATCgtcatactaatattattaataacaataaaatcattaCCGAAGACTCAACGGTGACACCAGGGTGCATGTTGGACACGTGTTCGTATAGCTGTTCGTACATGCCGACCCACTGACACACATGTACCAGACACGGCACATCTGGCACGTACCGACACACGGATTCGTGTTCGTTAACGTATCGAACAGGAACCAGATCGGGGCATCCGAACGACCAGTTTGAGCACGCCACCTTCACCGCCGAGGTCGTCTCGGCCAGTTTAATGACCATGGCTGACATGCTCTCGGACTGCACCATCGACGTCCGGCACAGCGGGCACAGGGCGTGAGTAGTGCTGGTGTTCAATAGGGTCAGCATGCACGACTGGCAGATGGCGTGCCCATTAGGGCAGAAACACGACATGATGGACATCGTGGTTAGACATATTGGACAATCCAGGGCCCGACGGATCTTCAGGGAGATGGCCACGATCTCGGTGGTCTCGGGCTCCTGTGGCAAAGTGGAAGCCACCGACACAACCGACCGCGGCACCTCGATTACCTCTGCTGTTGATGCCGCCGCTGCCACAACCGTCTCCGTCGTACTCGCAGTCGATGACTCTGCCGCCTCCGCCGAAGTAGTCGCCGTCACCACCAGAGATGTCATCACGATCACGTTATGTAAACCACTGTTGCAATAAAAGATACGAGGCAATGTAGCCGTCGGATTTTCGTCTCACGTCACGTTCACAACAACCTATCTAAACACgacttttgtaatatattttgattggcAACGTTTTCTTTATTAAGTGTATTacaattgtatgtattaattttaaacaatctgGTCGTCAAgcgattttttttgtcattgaaatcacattttttcataatagtaggtccacaatataaatattaagaggacgctatttACCCGAATATTATGAGAGCAAAAACACAGTTCACGAGTTTTAATACTGTGAAGTctgtaataatactaaattctcaaatttatattgacaaataaaagaaaatattatctacGATTAAgcgtttcgatttttttgataaatcaaataatttgtttttggtaCGTTTTGAAAGTATTGAGTTTTTTACCTACCCATAAAAAAAGAATGAAATATGTTATCGAAAAAATCaaaacgcttaagcacagataaagTTTTTCTCtatttactgtaaatatttggaGATTTTACTTCAATTATCCACGCAATAGTATTCATTCACCCAAAACacttatttgttaaatattggaaaataataaaggtttttttatgaattattagatATCAAATACTCAAATCCCCTCTTATGAAACTAATCCTAGTAGCGAGCACTGTTCGCGTTACATCTAAATCCGTCTCGTGAGGGCCCGCATGGCGTGAGCGTATActgattaatgtttaaattccAATAACACACAAaagtatactaaaatatataatattattacctatactattattacaatattattattattgtattgggaCGATATCCGCGCGCTTAAATTGAAACGTTACTTGTACTTTAGTTGTTAACTGTTCAAGTGTTATTTAGTAGTTGTAGTTCATATtcgattttattatatgatcaGTGATCGCTAAATTACGTGTATGAGATCgaatttcattttttgtatctacctaaaattacattaatataaatatagcacTAAGAAAAATCCGTGTTCAAAACACTGTGACTTGCAGGAAAAAATTGATTCAGATAATGAAAAACTTAGTAAGAAAAGAAAATGATTCAACATAAGTACTAATatcaatcaaatataataatatactataaaagctTCAAGtttccatgaataatatttttaaattacaacaaaataactaaaatcgttctatattttcatgaattttgtcaaagtaagaacataatatgcttataaaagaaaattgtgcatattatatacctatctttaatatttgtaactgcttttatatcaaattatgaagaactttgtattatattaacatgctttttgaccaaacgaataaaaatactaagaaaaataataatactggttTGAACTTTTTATAGGGGAGTAGCTTATGATCATTACAATAGGATTGTAATCTAATATTAGTTCGTTATGATGAGTTGGGTGTATTCACTGTGAAGAATCATTATCAGTGCAATATCTTACATCCACAACTTATGGACTGCTTGGTGGATTGTAGGAATCTGGTTGAAGAGTCTGATGCACAGATGGAATAAGGGTTGGGCAATTCCATTTATTGATGGAGAGCTCTGCCCACCTGGTTTCTGGTGTGGCAGTTCCAGGACTGGTGTTTTGTGTTCAGATCTCAAACTACTAAAAAAAAGGCCTCCTGTTTGTTTAGGGTATCAGGGTCATTAATTAACAAAAGAGCACTTGGACTTTTggacattgatataatatgaatttgctCACTTCTGATTTTGATTGTAATTGTGCTTGAATCAAGTGAAATCTTTATATCTTCGTGGTTGTGTAAGATGTTTTTATGCATAAGTATTGCAGTTCCACTCACTGGTGGTGTTCTGGTTCTGAGTAGGTGATCCTGTTTGTAGGTGAAGTATTTTGGAACATTGAGTATGGTTGATAGGTGTTTAATGCCATTGCAGTTACAGaagacaatatttattttatgcttttCGTTTTGAGTTGAAAATTCTGAAGTGTGGTCATTGCCACATTTCACGTATCGTGAGGAGTGTCCGCATTGGAGAAAAGAGTGGCCgaaattatgttatgtatttaacTTCTATGAGACTTATGAAATATAACTTTGGAtagaattaggtacctatgcctaaatattttagataactttTCCAATATCAACGTGGCAAAAAGACTGTCTAATTATAGTACGATATAGTCAATGCAGTCATATACCCACTACagtcaaaaagttttttttattttaattgatcgTCCACAGATCATATAATTctttatttagaataaataattttaattattcctaGAAGGtagatagataaaatattataattagaaacttgtattatgttaatatagtGTACACTTTGACAGCGACAAAATTACAGTTATGTCgtttcattttcaaataatattataactaacacAAGCGAgtgtatatgaaaaataatataaagtattttctTCAATACTTACCTAGGAATATGGAAGGTATACATAAACACATACTTTTTTTAACAcataacagaataatattaaaacgtcatgtttcgtttttaaattattttaattagtggTGCATAATGAAAGCGTACTAGTTCACTACTGactgttaaatattaatgactGGACGTTGTTAAAGGATGAAGTGGTTGTGTGACAGGATGGCCATAACAGTGCTGTTGAAATATCAACTTTACTTAAAAAAGACAAAGGAATTTTAGATTAAACAGACTTTGATGGCGTGGACAGTGgacgaaaaaaattactaatccACTACTACCACCCCGTCAGGTTACCACTTACCCGAGTTAGGCATAAGTAGTTTTTACCTCAATAGTTCTTTGATGTCGTTCACACCCTCCGTTCAAAGAGAATTCCGTATTTTTTTCACGTACTTGGGTGCATACGCGGTTCAGATTTTATCTTTGGTGACgtttcaatgtataatatttacgtcaAGTGTCCAAGggattttgtacataatataataccttcaTCACACAAGACTCGCAAGcattatagtttgtatttttttatgtcgGAGAAAAGATTATTCCCTAATTGGTTGACATTTATGTATGATTTTGTAACATGGttagtgaaaaatataatatactataggtgaTTCAGTGAGGGTTTTCAGTACCTACCCTCTGAGTTATAATTTGAACCGTGGTCAAATACTTCAGAAAATACGGTTCAAATAAAATGATCtaattgttacatattttactattatacataattaaaacaaatataataaacaaactgATTTCGAAAGACTTACACTAAATTAACAATCCGGGGACCGGGGTGAGTTAATGAGTTGTTGACATAATATACTACCAAACTTAACAAGGTGTGACTCttttacagttataaatatGGGTTTGTATATGTGTATACTTATTACGCGCGGACGACTAAAATACATTATCCATTGtccaataatcattattatatactaactatgcttatagtttttgaaatggTGATATAGATTGGTAATATTCTTCGAGTCTGGTAAATCCAGTCATTGGTACACcagtatacctaagtatttaatcgaaaaatgactaacattttatacaagacAAATCACGTTATATCGATTATTGATAGCAAAAAACTTCCTATATTTATCCGCTGAACACATTTATACAAAACAGTAGAAATTAAGATTTTACGAGAAATACCATTACCATTATACAGGAGGTCCCGTGGTGATATACCCATTAGACATAGAGGGGGGCTTGTCACCCggacaaaaactggttttttactttttatctataagttaaaaaaattattaaaaaatcatgatattaataaaaataaaatgtcaaaaagccaaaatgttcacaaagataaactctaaaaaatagttattttcaattgcatcaaaaatataaaaaatacttttttacaaaaaaatgtaattaaattaaaaaataaaaataaaatatgtgtagtcCTTGTCTCTGTCaatctaatagaaaaaaaaacagatttataatatatattttattgtcttagAAGATATCAAACGGGTAAATTCTcacgggacaccctgtataGCTTCAACGGTTTAAAAACTAGTATTACTCTAGATTCTAGCGTCCAGATTCTTTACTTATAAGAGATCAAAATGCctaaaaaattcagaaaaaatgtCGTATAAAACCTGTTTTTCCCAGAATTTCAGAAAATAtggaaaactttgaaaattaaaaatattacaataatgcatttcctaaaaaaaactgtagttttcagaaaattaaaaaaaaaaacagaataattgaaaataaaaaaaatgtgaaataatctaagtaggtataaataaaacgcagttaaaaaaatatataaacaaacctGTCATTGTCTTTtcacattattttatcaatacagTGTTGAGtgtaaatatcattattgtattcATCTAGGTATTATCTaggtattattaactattaatactgGCGTCTAGTAAGTATTTTAtagtagtttatatatttttaaacttagtgagtaggtaaaaagtaaataatattactaactgCATAGTAAATACtttatggttattattaaaaattattattatttacaaataaagtataaaaaccgCAAGATTCatccactacagactttaagtgatagtatattaatgtattatgagttatgactatcaacta from the Acyrthosiphon pisum isolate AL4f chromosome X, pea_aphid_22Mar2018_4r6ur, whole genome shotgun sequence genome contains:
- the LOC100571165 gene encoding E3 ubiquitin-protein ligase SINA-like 7, encoding MTSLVVTATTSAEAAESSTASTTETVVAAAASTAEVIEVPRSVVSVASTLPQEPETTEIVAISLKIRRALDCPICLTTMSIMSCFCPNGHAICQSCMLTLLNTSTTHALCPLCRTSMVQSESMSAMVIKLAETTSAVKVACSNWSFGCPDLVPVRYVNEHESVCRYVPDVPCLVHVCQWVGMYEQLYEHVSNMHPGVTVESSTNQLNVTDLHTITRNQRRTYLVRSAYGMMWVLVSRGTRSRIQTGLFMVDSARDGQHLNQHRFNPKPPEFLYRVTWFDGNDRSRTKSRTKQIFWSTALKEIAVFPNAYSMFRFRSGRMEISWFRRYDRNSQVRNHPSQT